GAAGCTGCACTGGATGTTGGCGGTGTGGAAATTGTTGCGGTTTGTGATGTGGATACGGAACATTTGAACAACAGTGCCAGCCGGCTGGATGAGCTTCAGGGAAGTCGCCCACAAACCTTCGCAGATTACAGGGATTTGCTCGAAGTTGATGGTCTTGAAGCCGTGTTTATTGCCACACCACCGCAGTGGCATGCGCTTCAGTTTATAGATGCATGCGAAAAAGGCCTCGACATCTTTCTCGAAAAGCCACTGAGCTATGATCCGATGGAGGGAGTCGCGATGGTTGAGGCGGCTGAAAAAGCAGACAACATTGTAGCGATCGGTTTTCAACGCAGGCATAGTGCAGCTTTTAAACACGCTCAACAGTTTATTCAGGATGGAAAAGCCGGGGAGATTCATAAAGTTGTAGCCCAGATACATTATCGTGCCAATGCGGGCGATACAACTATTCAGGACCCGCCTGAGTCACTGGATTGGGATGCGTGGTGCGGACCCGCTCCAAAATTATCCTACCGCCCAAGTATCGGTCATTTTAACTGGAGGCTGGAGAAAGAGTACGGCAACGGCCATTTGTCAGATTGGGGTATTCATCACATCGACATTATCCGGCGAACGCTCGGGCTTTCAATTCCCGACCGCATACACGCAACCGGTGGCATCTATGCACTCAAAGATCAGATCACCACTCCCGATACACTGAATGCAACCATGCAGTTTGGAGATCTTCCGGTTGTATGGCAGCACAGAATGTGGGGTT
The window above is part of the Rhodohalobacter sp. SW132 genome. Proteins encoded here:
- a CDS encoding Gfo/Idh/MocA family protein — encoded protein: MKRRTFLKKSALGAAAMAGSFYMPAFGKQQKIKVGLIGAGWYGMVISEAALDVGGVEIVAVCDVDTEHLNNSASRLDELQGSRPQTFADYRDLLEVDGLEAVFIATPPQWHALQFIDACEKGLDIFLEKPLSYDPMEGVAMVEAAEKADNIVAIGFQRRHSAAFKHAQQFIQDGKAGEIHKVVAQIHYRANAGDTTIQDPPESLDWDAWCGPAPKLSYRPSIGHFNWRLEKEYGNGHLSDWGIHHIDIIRRTLGLSIPDRIHATGGIYALKDQITTPDTLNATMQFGDLPVVWQHRMWGSLEENPDYNNGIFYHGDKASLFVSDNRFITWQTGDENRKKEMQISTEGGMQQLHMKEFIDAVKSHDESGLSSKVQDAFLSSATVQLAAISYETGSVVEWDHQEKTIRNNPEAAALLKRDYRSPWQHPG